CACATGAATTTTAATGTCCGATTTAAAACCGACACAAAGCGGTATACTGTTGGTTAACTAGCTTTTCATTAAAACGTTAACCAATAGTTAACCTAATTTAACCCAAATGACCCGATTAGAAAGGTTTAACCGGCATAAATGGACCAACTAATCTGAATCTAGAACTAAATCCTATAACCCAACCCAAAAACCCGACATATTTAACCCTAAAAATAATaacccagatctgaaaaacttgttAACTCAATATGTTCTAATTTCAAAACCGTAAATGAAAGTGAAGTTTGAGAGAAGATTGAAGTCaaagagaaaaaattaaagGCACCATAGATACAATATACTTATCTGCaatattcgtaaaaaaaaaaagagatctatATTTGCAGAGAAGTTGCAGAGAAGATGAAGTTTTATTAACAGATACGTAGGCTAGTAGTTATATGGGACTATATATACTAACTTTGTACGACGAAGATGCAATAGTCGGGTGGCTTGTGCCTTATAAAAAAGGGATGCTGTCACAAGTTCGAACCTACGTATATAGATCTATCCATCCATATATAATAGAactaatgtaaaaaaaattgttcaaaatgtaactaaacaaaaataaaacagtcACTAATTATACCCTaaaaaataaaagcaatattttctaaaaaatcttaataaatttGGATGATATAGTTTATTACTGTATTTGATAAaagtacatatatttttaaatagtaacGATCTATATTAAATTGGTATGTTATCTAActaattttaggaaaaaaaaattacatttttttctttctcatttctaaatcaatagatttaaaataaaaaaattggatgaTATAgcttatttgattattttttgataagtacgtatatttttaaatagtaatgATCTATATTAAATTGGTATGTTATCTAGataattttagaaaacaaaatttacatcGTTTTACTTTCGCATTTCTAagtcaataaaaaaatttggatgatatagtttatttgataaatttttgataagtacatatatttttaaacagtAACGATCTATATTAAATTGGTATGTTATCTAGCtaattttagaaaacaaaatttacatcGATTTGCTTTCGCATTTCTAAATCAatagattttaaagaaaaatttggATGATATAGGTTCTTTGATAAATGTTTTGATaagtacatatatttttaaatactaatgatCTATATTAAATTGGTATGTTATCTAgctaattttagaaaataaaatttacatcaTTTCACTTTCGCAGTTTTAAGtcaataaaaaatttggatGATATAAGtttatttgataaaagttttgataagtatgtatatttttaaatagtaacGATCTATATAAAATTGGTATGTTATCTAGCtaattttagaaaacaaaatttacatgGATTCGCTTTCGcatttctaaatcaataaattttaaagaaaaatattagtgtattcaaaacaaaaacaaatttctacTCACTTTTGACCAAGATTGAGCCAGTTAAACAGCTATCCCTTACCAATCTATGAGAGAAGAAATACTCAAAATTTTATCTATTGAGTTTGGACCATAATTctgaacaattttattttacttacttgtataataaaaataattccattaattattatttttattaattagacGAACATGTTATTTCTagtaaaaagaacaaaaaaataatttaaaatgaaagaaaactaaatattttcacatatattaaaaattaatacatttttCTATTGCTATTTTACTTGCGGGTTTAACCccagtaaaaataaaaagtaataaaaaaaggaaacaagagGAGATTTATAGAAAGTCAAAGAATGTATAAATTCATGAGAAGACTCTTAGTAAAGAAAATGAGGATATATATTCACCATTTCACTAGATACCACCCAAAGTAAACTCATATCCGCTAGTTGtctaaacaaaaagaagaactATCTGCATTCGTGTAAAAGTAATCAATGGATTATTCATCCACGATAACCATCACGAGAGAAGAGTTGAATGCTTTTCACTTGTATGACAGAGCACTTTTCTCTCGTCTTGTCATAACTCTAAGACGAGACATTGGCCAGTCTTATCAAGTTATGACCTTTCTCCTCTATCTCGAGACGATTGCTCCTCACCTGAGAAACTTGATAGCGGATTTTGCCTCTTTAACGGACGTTTTCGTCAACATGGTCGCTGACCAAGTCGTGACGTGCATCAAGTGCTTGTCCTACGACGATTTTCCAGCATTTGTGACCCACTTGAGGAGAAGCATCCTCTCCCCAGAGATACCTTATATCACGGATGTCACAAGAGGGTACCTAACTCTCATAGTCATCCACAACAACCGTGAAAACATTCTCTTTGAGATGAAGAAGCATATGACGCGTGTATGCGTCCGAGCTTTTGAGGATATATGCGTGCGTGCTGAGATGTACAACAAGGAGATTGAAGAGAGGGAAAATGCGATAGCGGAGATGAGCCAGCTGGGAATTAGCAGTGTTGTTCAAATTGGTGAATCAAGTACTAGCCAGTTCTCGAGTCGTCGAGTAAACGCAGATAATAGGACTATCTTCCTCACATTTTCTAAAGGATACCCAATTTCCAAAGCAGAAGTGTATGCCTACTTCACCAGGTActtaatctattatataatccAATGCATGCAATGCAAGGCCAAGGCAGTgccatttttttctaaataacagTGTAATACAGTTATTagttatcaattttattttgagattttatttatttatagagatattaatttacaaacgt
This genomic stretch from Brassica napus cultivar Da-Ae chromosome C9, Da-Ae, whole genome shotgun sequence harbors:
- the LOC106435314 gene encoding uncharacterized protein LOC106435314, which produces MDYSSTITITREELNAFHLYDRALFSRLVITLRRDIGQSYQVMTFLLYLETIAPHLRNLIADFASLTDVFVNMVADQVVTCIKCLSYDDFPAFVTHLRRSILSPEIPYITDVTRGYLTLIVIHNNRENILFEMKKHMTRVCVRAFEDICVRAEMYNKEIEERENAIAEMSQLGISSVVQIGESSTSQFSSRRVNADNRTIFLTFSKGYPISKAEVYAYFTRYLIYYIIQCMQCKAKAVPFFSK